In the Helicoverpa armigera isolate CAAS_96S chromosome 15, ASM3070526v1, whole genome shotgun sequence genome, one interval contains:
- the LOC110373965 gene encoding eukaryotic translation initiation factor 3 subunit J, translating into MDVSWDADNFEPKLPTTLTTSNKWEGEDEEEIVKESWEDEEEEKKDEEKTEVPAPPPAKPKKRIQDKIAEKERLEREKAERISVEKVEELTPEQKLAEKLRAQKLQEESDLRLAMETFGVTEVGTGKIDGFQPTTKEEFTEFADMLTKKICLYKARDEFPTFIDEFIRNIVVQLPSADIKRIKMTVDNLYIEKQKSEKMDKSKKPTKGKGKAKLKVEGDNAHLNQYDTYGNFDDDYDDFM; encoded by the exons ATGGATGTGTCGTGGG ACGCGGATAACTTTGAGCCTAAACTACCAACCACGTTGACCACTTCGAATAAATGGGAAGGCGAAGATGAGGAAGAGATCGTGAAG GAAAGTTGGGAAGACGAGGAGGAAGAAAAGAAAGATGAGGAGAAAACTGAGGTACCCGCGCCTCCTCCGGCAAAGCCGAAGAAGAGAATCCAGGACAAAATAGCCGAGAAAGAG CGTTTGGAACGCGAGAAGGCTGAACGGATATCTGTGGAGAAGGTTGAAGAACTGACCCCTGAACAGAAGCTGGCGGAGAAACTCCGCGCTCAGAAACTCCAGGAGGAGTCAGACCTGAGGCTCGCTATGGAGACCTTTG GTGTAACAGAAGTCGGCACAGGCAAGATTGATGGCTTCCAGCCGACCACAAAGGAGGAGTTCACCGAGTTTGCAGACATGCTCACCAAGAAAATATGCTTGTATAAGGCCAGGGATGAGTTCCCAACCTTTATTGATGAGTTCATCAGAAATATTGTTGTTCAAT TGCCATCAGCAGACATTAAAAGGATAAAGATGACAGTGGACAACTTATACATTGAGAAGCAGAAATCTGAGAAAATGGACAAGTCCAAGAAGCCAACCAAGGGCAAGGGGAAGGCTAAATTAAAAGTTGAAGGCGATAAT GCTCATCTCAATCAGTACGACACATACGGCAATTTCGACGACGACTATGACGATTTTATGTAA